One Leisingera sp. M658 genomic window carries:
- a CDS encoding N-formylglutamate amidohydrolase: protein MPDTAFSVISPQKLASAVVFASPHSGTDYSDSFLAQSILGRREIRSSEDAFVDRLFQAAPEFGSPLLMAVKPRAYLDLNRSPDELDPAVIEGVQRRGQNPRVASGLGVIPRVVANGRAIYRGKLPAAEAEQRIRCCWHPYHQALKGLLEQAHQHFGQAILVDCHSMPHEAIDTMVPCKGGKPEVVLGDRFGAAADSSVVDRIEAAFAAAGLNVARNTPFAGAYIAQTYGRPSRRQHAVQIEIDRALYMDEAKIRPNGNFEPLQQLLRQVIAEIAAIGREELPLAAE, encoded by the coding sequence ATGCCTGATACAGCGTTTTCCGTGATTTCACCGCAGAAACTGGCGTCCGCCGTGGTTTTTGCCTCTCCGCACAGCGGCACGGACTATTCCGATTCCTTTCTTGCCCAGTCGATTCTGGGACGGAGAGAGATCCGCAGCTCGGAGGACGCCTTTGTTGACCGGCTCTTCCAGGCCGCGCCAGAATTTGGATCGCCGCTGCTGATGGCAGTCAAGCCGCGTGCCTATCTGGATCTGAACCGGTCTCCGGATGAGCTGGATCCGGCGGTGATCGAAGGGGTGCAGCGGCGCGGGCAGAACCCGCGGGTGGCTTCGGGCCTTGGGGTGATTCCCCGGGTGGTGGCCAATGGCCGTGCCATTTACCGCGGCAAACTGCCGGCGGCGGAAGCTGAGCAGCGGATCAGATGCTGCTGGCACCCCTACCACCAGGCGCTGAAGGGGCTTCTGGAGCAGGCGCATCAGCATTTCGGCCAAGCGATCCTGGTCGATTGCCATTCGATGCCGCATGAGGCGATCGACACCATGGTTCCCTGCAAAGGCGGCAAACCCGAGGTGGTACTGGGCGACCGCTTCGGCGCCGCAGCCGATAGCAGCGTTGTGGACCGGATCGAGGCTGCCTTTGCAGCGGCCGGGCTGAACGTCGCCCGCAATACGCCGTTTGCCGGGGCCTATATCGCCCAGACCTATGGCCGCCCATCGCGGCGGCAGCACGCGGTTCAGATCGAAATAGACCGGGCACTGTATATGGATGAAGCTAAAATCCGTCCCAACGGGAACTTTGAACCGCTGCAGCAGCTGTTGCGCCAAGTGATTGCCGAGATTGCGGCGATTGGGCGTGAGGAACTGCCGCTGGCGGCGGAGTAA